The proteins below come from a single Bactrocera dorsalis isolate Fly_Bdor chromosome 5, ASM2337382v1, whole genome shotgun sequence genomic window:
- the LOC115066136 gene encoding putative uncharacterized protein DDB_G0271982, producing the protein HLLALPANEDPLERQKLEFLFEWGIDLTTTPKPMPTPIPLTKAKNPPPLPLNIKSINHPSHQPATATHPQHTHTTLAPHHHQQPTAQQHVANATATTPTTTNTTTRTHTPQTTQASTGMPTQTTSAKYTRSPTQQQQQQQQQQHYQQRTTPTTATTTPTKSTQQQQQQHQRLTPSERTRAAATTRTTATPTASAPTSREHTPTRSTQSHSQQQQHHQSSLQRQPSVNQQKSQQQQHEQRRDLERKDSQRERDRAKEREHERQRAHADAREREHEREHERARGRELEHERERQRDYAHERARDYQHDREYAREREYAAREREYERELSRDARHSEYERERELSRDAREREYERELPRDARHSEYERERERDYARDREYERERDSEREHAPPPSSAHTTQQHQQQQAHHHQQQTHYNKTNYNSVYQ; encoded by the coding sequence CATTTGCTTGCCCTGCCGGCTAATGAGGACCCACTGGAACGACAAAAGCTCGAGTTCCTATTCGAATGGGGTATCGATTTAACGACAACGCCAAAACCAATGCCAACACCAATACCATtaacaaaagctaaaaatccaCCGCCACTGCCACTCAACATTAAATCCATCAACCATCCATCACATCAGCCAGCAACGGCGACACAcccacaacacacacatacaacgcTGGCGCCGCATCATCATCAGCAGCCAACGGcgcagcaacatgttgccaacgcaacagcaacaacaccaacaacaaccaacacaACAACGCGAACGCATACGCCACAAACTACACAAGCGAGCACGGGGATGCCAACGCAGACAACGAGCGCCAAATACACGAGGAGtccaacacaacaacagcagcagcagcaacaacaacaacactaccaACAACGTACAACACCAACTACCGCCACAACAACACCCACAAAaagtacacaacaacaacagcagcaacatcaaaGACTGACACCAAGCGAGCGCACGCGCGCCGCGGCCAccacaagaacaacagcaacaccaacagcatCAGCGCCAACGTCACGTGAGCACACACCCACGCGCAGCACACAATCacattcacaacaacaacaacatcatcagTCATCCTTACAGCGCCAGCCATCGGTGAATcaacaaaaatcacaacaacaacaacacgaacagAGGCGCGACCTCGAACGCAAAGACTCACAGCGCGAACGCGATCGCGCGAAAGAGCGCGAACATGAGCGCCAGCGTGCACATGCTGATGCGCGCGAGCGTGAGCATGAGCGCGAGCACGAACGCGCACGCGGCCGTGAGTTGGAGCACGAGCGTGAACGGCAGCGTGATTATGCGCACGAACGTGCACGTGATTACCAACATGATCGCGAGTATGCGCGCGAACGTGAGTATGCCGCACGTGAACGTGAGTACGAGCGTGAGTTGTCACGTGATGCGCGTCACAGCGAGTATGAGCGCGAACGTGAGCTATCACGTGATGCGCGTGAGCGTGAATATGAGCGCGAGCTGCCACGTGATGCGCGTCACAGCGAGTATGAGCGTGAGCGTGAGCGTGATTACGCGCGCGACCGTGAGTATGAGCGAGAGCGCGACTCCGAACGTGAACACGCCCCACCACCGTCATCAGCacacacaacacaacaacatcaacaacaacaagcccatcatcaccaacaacaaacacattacAATAAAACGAATTATAATTCCGTTTACCagtaa
- the LOC105225935 gene encoding tetratricopeptide repeat protein 36 homolog produces MPQNLTRECLSAHDQQVLDSIFNPLELTSSVAQAIGPEAHANLVDVEPDTAAVQQSKALEVRAIKLAEEDKLVEALQCFEQAIEVAPTRASVYNNRAQALRLVGRDEEALADLSKAIALCTEQPRTKCTALCQRGVLYRKQNNVDAARKDFEDAAQLGSSFAKTQLVELNPFAALCNQMLRQAFDQLN; encoded by the exons ATGCCACAAAACTTAACACGCGAGTGCCTTAGCGCCCACGACCAGCAAGTGCTGGATTCCATATTCAATCCGCTGGAGCTCACTTCGAGTGTGGCGCAAGCAATTGGACCCGAGGCGCACGCCAACCTAGTGGATGTCGAGCCGGACACGGCAGCAGTGCAGCAATCCAAGGCGCTGGAGGTGCGCGCCATCAAGTTGGCGGAGGAAGACAAATTGGTGGAAGCCTTGCAGTGCTTTGAGCAAGCGATCGAAGTGGCGCCGACACGTGCCTCCGTTTACAACAATCGTGCGCAGGCGCTGCGCCTTGTCGGCAGGGATGAGG AGGCCCTTGCCGACCTCTCCAAAGCGATCGCGCTGTGCACCGAGCAACCGCGCACGAAATGCACCGCTCTCTGCCAACGCGGCGTGCTCTACAGGAAGCAAAACAATGTGGATGCGGCGCGCAAGGATTTCGAGGACGCGGCGCAGTTGGGCAGCAGCTTCGCCAAAACACAG CTGGTGGAGCTCAATCCCTTTGCGGCGCTTTGCAACCAAATGCTGCGCCAGGCATTCGATCAATTGAACTAG